CCAGGGTTTTAATTGCCTTTTTCATGGCTTCTGGACTAAACAACCCCTTTTGAGGTTGACCATGTCGCACCAACCATTGCGCGATACCACTGTACAGACGCAGCCGCTCCTCCTTATGCTCAATGGTAACCGCCCCCAGGTGCGCCTCAACAATACGCATGGTCAACGTGCCCTCACCCAGCTTCTGGGCAGGCAGGGTCACTTTGGCCCACATACCATGCTTTCGATAGTGGTTGGCGATCAACTTGGTGAGCTGCTTGAGCCCAGCCATGGTATATTTCTGCCCCATATAGGGGGCGAGGATGCTCTGCAGCACCTCCTCGACAAAGGAGGCATTACCTTCAAAGCGAACCTGTTGAATGTTAACACCAGCATCACCAGGGCCAGCAGGCGCCACCTCTAATTTTTCAGCCGGCTTTTTCTCCGGCTTGGCCACAGGCACAGGCTGTGCAGCACGCTCCAGTTTTTGGTGCTCACGCAGCAACGAACCCGCATCTGGCGTGGCCTGGGCGTTCACCGAACCAGACCATACGCACAGCAGGGCACCGAGTACTATGCCTGTGTTAACCTTACGGCTCACAGCACTCTCCCCCCCCCAGACACATAGAATATTTCATTCATCGCCACGCCCCAACACACCGTTACTTCAAAGGTTTGTCGTTAGGGTTGAGGTAGAGCTCTTTGTTCAGTTTATCCAACTGAACATTGGCACTACGTCCATAGGGTGGAATGGGGTTGGCAAACCACTGGTTGAACAGCTTTTCCATCTCCCCATTTTTCATCATGCTGGCGATGGTCTCATCGGCAATTTTTTTAATCGCCTTATCACCCTTGGGCAACATACAGGCATAGCCAGAGGCGTTGGTACCCAGCGGATAGACCACATAGGGGGAGGCATCCTTGATACGCAACATTTCACGGGTAACCAAACCCAGGTTGGAGAACAGAGCATCCGCTCGCCCCTCCTGCAAAGCCTGCATGGCTCTTGGGTTATTCTGCTCTTCAACCAGAATGATATTACCTAGCTTTTTCGCATTTTTAACGTTGCGGCTACCCGCCACCACCGCAACACGCTTGCCGATCAGATCTTGGGCAGATTTAATGCCACTATCTGCACGGGTGGCAAAGGCATTGGAAGAGACAAAAAAGGTGTTGGAAAAACCCACATGCTTTTCACGCTTGCGTTTATGCGAAGTACTGGTGCACTCCACATCCACCACATTGGCCGCCACCAACGACATACGGGTGGAGACCGTCATGGGGTTCCAGCGAATGGTCAGCTTGTCCAGTTTCAAATGTTTCTGAATGGCCGCAGCGATACGCTTACTGATGGCCACCCCAAACCCACGCTGCCCCGTATTATCCAGGTAGCTGTAGGGAATGCCGGTTTCATAGTATCCCATCACAATGGTTTTATGCTTTTGGATACGCTGCAACCGCCCGGTCATGGTCGAATCCTCCGCGGCCTGTGCAGCCATCGGCCATGCCAAGAGCACCCCAAACACCAGCGCAATCAACTTTTTCATGATGTACTCCATCCTACTCAACACAGGTTAAAATGTTGACTCACGTACGAGAACTACGGCCACGGATCGTAGTGTGTCTATAAACGGTATGGTGGATTTGGCCTCAATCACCGCCTCTCCCATACCGATCTGCGCCATGGGCGGCGCAGTTTGTAATGCAATACGTACCCGAAACAGGGTCTCTTTCGGGGTCAAACCATCGGCATCTGCTTCCACCGCTAAATCTCCACCATGCTTGGAGGAGAGTAGTGTCTCCGGTAGCTGAGTAACCCGCTGGCTGTCCAACTCCACCACCGCACCCAACAGAGGATGCAGAGGACTGGCCTGGGTATAAAACCGCACCCGATTACCCACCTCAATACGCTGCAGGGCCTGTTGGCTCACAAAAGCCTCTGCCACCCAGGTAGTCGGGTTCATTACCACGGCCAGGGGCTGATCCGGTTTGACCCACACACCGGGGGTCAATAAGGGGTCAATGTCGGTGACCTGACCAGCATAAGGCGCTTTAAGGTGCAGCCGCTGGCTCTGCTCTGTTTCAGCCTGCTGCTCAGCATTTCTGACCTGCCACATCTCCTGCAGCCGAGAGCGTTTTTCCTCCCCCTTGGGCAACCCCATCAACCCGACCAACTCATGCTCCAGTGCCTTTTTGCCTGCCGAGGCCTTAGCAGAGCGCATCTGACTATCTGGCTGGGCCAGCGTGAACAGCAGCTCCCCTGCCTGAACAGGACCTGGCAGGGCATGCTGTGCCACCAACTGAGCAGGAACGGGGCTGTAGAGCACCTGGCTCTGTGCCGCATGCAGCCAGGCCGGTGCAGAGACCTGTCGATCCCAGGGCAGCCCCCCTATTGCCAAAAGCCCCCCCAACAGAGCCAGCAGTTTTAATCGCCCAGCCATGCTGATCTCACCCCGCCTCCCATACCAAACCTTGACCTCGCCAGCGATGGGCCGCCAGACAAACCACCAGATCTCCACAATAAAGAGGAAAATCCCCAACGCTTTGAAGAAAAAATAGTAGACCGCAATGGCAATACCGATGAACATAACAAACCGGTAGAGCCAGGTTAAAAAGGCAAACAGCACCAGAAAACGCCGTCTACTACGGGTTACCGTTTCTGGTAATGGTTCATCCCACCCCAGTAAATTGTTCCGCAACCACATCTGCGCCATAGCCCCAGCCCGTTGATGCAGGTTGGGCATCTCTAACACATCGGCCAAAATATAGTAGCCGTCAAAGCGCATGAACGGACTGGCATTAATCACCAGGGACAACACCCAAGCGGTGGTAGCCAGAAAAAAAAAGGCATCTCGCCAAACACCCGGTTGTGCCCAATTCCATGCCAGCAGCGCCAACACCGCCAGCGCCAGTTCCGCCACAATACCCGCAGAGGCAATGGCCAATCGTTTATCATGTTCCTTCAGCCGCCAGGACTCACTGGTATCGGTATAGAGCACCGGCCATAACACCAAAAAGGCAAACCCCATATGGGCCACCCGCACACCATACCGGGTAGCTGTAAAGGCGTGCCCTAACTCATGCAGACTTTTGGTCAGTACCAGAGCCCCCAGATAGCCCATGACCCCTTGGGCGGAGAGCGTATCTACAAACGAAGCTGCAAACAGGTCCAACTGCTGCATGGTCATATACAGCGCAACAACCCCCAGACCTATTAATAGATAGGCCACAGCGCGCGAATAGAGCCACTGCACCCCTTTAAGATGCTGCTCAAGCCACCCACTTGGTCGCCACAAGGGAATACGAAAAAAAAGGTAGTGATGAAGTAGATTTTTTAGCCGTGAATATTTAGATTTCTCATAATTTTTAATCAACTCATCGGTGTGCTCTGGCCCCTCAATGCGTGTCAGTTGTTGACCATTTAAAAACGCCACCAAGGCATCTAATTCCTGGGGAGAAACCAAGAGTGGTGTCTGGGTGTTGGTGGCTTCAATAATCGCCTCTGCAGACCCCAAATGCCATCGAGAGAGCAGCTCAAACTCCAGCCATCCAATGGCAATAAAGCGGTTGGTTACCGGATCCTGTATCGTCCAGGATGGAGACCCATCATGAAACCGTGCGGCCTCATACAGACGCAGGTCATCCCGCAACTTGGGAAGCACAGGTCAGACACCAAGCCATTGACGAAGCGCACCCATCGGTCTGCGCATCATCCAATAACCCAACGCTTTACGTGCCCCGTAAACTTTAGCTACGCCGCGCAACCCAAAGCGGGTTTCCCCCCCCTCTTTCAGCTGACCACGTAGATGGTACGATGCCACCCCTTCCGGTGAGAGCGACGCTTGATAGCTGGTCTGTACCAGGGTGGCCTCCAGGGCATCCAACGGTGCGACCTGCAGAAAGACCCGAATATCGGCCCCAGGCTCCAGATTAATGGCATCCGCTACCGGCAGCCACATCAACACCCCAAGATCATCGGCCTGAGCCAACTCGCCCACCCGCTCCCCAGTCACAACAGGTTTTCCAATCCAATCATTGGCATCACTGTAGACAAAGATACCATCCAGTGGCGCATGGATGGTGGTGCGGGCCAACGACTCTTGTAGGTAGGCCAGCTCCAACTCTTTTTCACGGACCTTACCCAGCAGTGCAGCCAGTTCAGCTTTACTCTCTAGCTGATCAAACGCCCGCTGCTGTGCTACATGGGCCTCACTCCTGACCACCTCCAGGCTTTGCTGGGCAATGCGTTGCTGATTGCGTAAAGGAGCTTCATCCAGGGTAAACAGTGGGTCCCCTTTTTTTACCTTACTATTGGGGGGCACCAAAAACCGTTTAATCACCCCCTCCATAGGGGCCGTTACCGTCTCCGATTTTAAGGCGATAATCTCCGCCTGGGCCAAGGCCGACAGACGTACCGGAATGGCCAAGATCAGCAGGATTAGAACAACCAAACCTACCCGCCATGGGCGTAACCGCAACCGCTCGCGCACCCCCTTTAAAAACGTTCTCTTTTGCAGTGCCTCAGCACAGTAACCCCAGGTTTGGGCTAGAATACCCAACAGCTGCAGTTCAGCCTCCTGCCAAGGCTCTTTGCGCACCAACAGAGCCGCACCTTGTCGGCTGCCATCTCTACCATGGCATGGCACAAATAGAGCGTGGTCCGGCCACCACTCCCCCCAAGATTGAGCCAGCGCCTCATCCAACGCTTCACGTGCCACCACAATGGGGTCAGGGCCTACATGTTTGGCATGCATGACTGCACAAAGCTGGTCCAGCCAGACCGTAAAGGGAGAGGCCTCCTGGATAGAGACCAATCCAGTCACATTTTTTAGCTTTAACTGCCCCAGGGTGTTGTTGAAATAGACACACCCCTGCTGATACTTGATGAGCTGCCAAGTATCATTGGCCACGATAAAGCTTAACTCTGCCATGTTCTGAGCACGCAACAGCCGCTGCTGCAACGAGATCAATAAGGATACCGAGGTGTCACTCACAATCTTAGTGCGGTATGCGGAAGGAGGCGATACCACTCATACCTGGTAGCAACTCCGGAGCATGAGAGACAATAGATGCCTCTAACTCCACGGTATGGCTGACAGAATCCACCCGTGAATTCATGGCCTGCACCTTGGCTTGGTAACGTTTACCTGTCTCATCAATCTCAAGATTGAACGTGTTACCCTTTTTTAACCATGACAGCCACTTGGCAGGGGCATTCATGCGTACCTTTAACGGTCCAGCACTGAGAATTTCCAGTACCGGTTGTCCTTGGCTGACCCCTTGAAAGGGTTTGGCCACAATTTTAGCAACCCGTCCATCAAAGGGTGCGTAGATGGTACAGTGCCGCTGTTGCGCCTTATACAGCGCCAACTGAGCTTCGGTTCTCGACACTTCATTGGCTGCCAGGGCCACTTCAATATGCCCAGCCTGGGAGAGCGCCTGTAGTTTCAATTTATTCTCATGACCAATTTGTGCCGCCGCCCACTCTGCCTCACCCATTTTCACCTGGGCATCCTGCTCGGCACAGACAAATGTCATGAGAATTTGTCCGCTTTTAAAAGCACGCCCCAGTGTCATGGGGGACTTTTTAACGCGACCATTCAGGGCGCTGACCAGGGTAGTTTCAACCCCGGCTGACAACAACACACGAATCCCCTGCCCCTGCATGGTCAGGGTAGAGGTGGCAATACCTCCGGGGTTAGCCCATACCGGCCCCACCCCAAGCAGAGTGAAGAAGAGCAGGCCAACACCACCTTGGCTAGACAGCCATTTACAGATCCTCATCGCGGATTACTCCCCAGCATGGGTCTGCAACAATCCACGCACCATCCCTACATTGGCGATGATAGCTGATTCGGCAAAGGTTAAAAGCGTACGGTTGGAAGGGTTGGCCGTAAGGGTACTGGCATAACGTTTTTCCCCTACTTTTTCCCCCTTATCATTGTAGACCGACAGCAACCAACTGGCGGGCCTCACCCCTTTTTGAATACCGTCCAGGTTCATCGTCATCCGCAATTGATGCTTAGCATCGGCCTTGGAAGGCATACGGTTGCGATCAAAAATGGACTGCACACTGTCCATAATCTGCCCATTAAGTGGTGCATCCACCCCCTCAATATGCACACTGAAAGTGGGCAATTTAGCGGGCAAGACCGAAGCGTGAGCAAAGTTATTTTTCTCAACCCGGTTGATGTGCTGAACAATGACTGCACCTAAATCTTCGAGAGTGAGTTTTTTATCCAACTTGGGGGGAATCACCTCAAACCCAACCGAATTGAAGATACGCCCAAAAGCCGACTGGGCCGCGGCATAGGCCGAGTAACGCTTAAATTCTGAGTTCAAGGCACGGGTTTTGGCACGAATAGCCTCCAACTTTGCATTCATCTGCGAACCACGGGCTGCATGGGCAAAGGCCGACATGCGCTGATCCACCAGGAAGGATTCATTGGCAACATCCAACTCCTGCAAGGTCAGCTTGTAGCGCTCTACCGCAACACGAACCTGAGTCAAAACCGCCATGGAGAGTGCCATACGACGCACATTATCTACCTCCACCTGACGCTGCTGGGTATCCTGCATGCTCTTATAGCTAAAGGCCTTGAATAAATTCCAATTCACCTTCGCTCCGGCCGTCAGCCAGTTGTCATTGAAGAGATATTTGTTGGAGTCATACTCAAGCCCAAATAACAAACTGGGGTTGGGTAGCAGGGAGAGGATCTGTTTACGGGCCTCGGCGGCGGTAATACGTACTTTATAATCTTCCTGACGTAGCTCAGGGCGGTAACGCAACGCCATCTCTTCAAGCTCTGCGACGTTCAAGGGGGCGGGCTTCAGTTCGGGCTCATCAACCTCATCGACCGAGAAGTCGGTACCCGGTGTGATGTTCATCAAAGCCGCCAACTCCCGTTTGGCCAGATCCAACTCGGTACGGCGACTGGCCAACAGGTTAACGGCATCCAACAACATACGCTGATAGCTGAGTGCCTCTTTGGGGGGAATCAAGCCCTGAGCTTCAGCCGTGCGAGAACGCTCTAGGGCGGCACGTACCTGAACGGTTAGTTGATCCGCCTGCCGTGCCAAGCGTTGCGCCCCTACAGCCCGCCAGTAGGCAGAACGCACATCAGAGAGAATGTTCTGCACCACCCGCCGACGCCGCTCTTCGGCAATCAAAACCTCATTGGCTGCCTGCTTGGAGCTGTAATAACCAATACCAAAATCCAGGGCGCTCCAGGTGAACTCCGCTGTCATATTGCGGTTATCCCCCGGCTCACTACCGGTATAGGAGGGCGTTGCAGGATCTGTCGCCACACCGGTTGCGGAGTCGATATCATAAGAGTAGGAACCGCTGACATTGTTGCGATGGGTATAACCCGCAGAGGTCATAAGATCCGGCAACATTTCAAAGTTGGCGACCTCAGAGAGGCCCCGGTTATGGGCCTTCTCCATCAACTTCAAACGCAAATCCAGGTTGTATTTAAGTGATCGCGCCAACGCCTCATTAAAGGTAATCGGCGCAAAAACCGGATCCTGGGCTGCATAAATCTTAAACTGGTCTGCCTGCACCCGACTACGCACATCCCGGGAAGTAACCGGATCAGGCGTGATAACACAGCCAGCGACCACAATACCTAACATCGACACGACAGCAAGGTTAAGCCATTGCTTTGTATTGTTCTTTAACTTATTTGGCATGTGACTTCTCTTATCCTAGATCGATTGTTCTGTCATGTTGTCATTGGGTTGTGGCTCAATGGCCGCCAGTAAGGATGCCACATCCTGGGCCTGTTCAGAAACACGCTCTGTGCGCCCTGCTTGCATCAACTGCTCACCAAAACCTTGGAAATTCAA
The Magnetococcus sp. PR-3 DNA segment above includes these coding regions:
- a CDS encoding efflux RND transporter periplasmic adaptor subunit — its product is MRICKWLSSQGGVGLLFFTLLGVGPVWANPGGIATSTLTMQGQGIRVLLSAGVETTLVSALNGRVKKSPMTLGRAFKSGQILMTFVCAEQDAQVKMGEAEWAAAQIGHENKLKLQALSQAGHIEVALAANEVSRTEAQLALYKAQQRHCTIYAPFDGRVAKIVAKPFQGVSQGQPVLEILSAGPLKVRMNAPAKWLSWLKKGNTFNLEIDETGKRYQAKVQAMNSRVDSVSHTVELEASIVSHAPELLPGMSGIASFRIPH
- a CDS encoding amino acid ABC transporter substrate-binding protein — translated: MKKLIALVFGVLLAWPMAAQAAEDSTMTGRLQRIQKHKTIVMGYYETGIPYSYLDNTGQRGFGVAISKRIAAAIQKHLKLDKLTIRWNPMTVSTRMSLVAANVVDVECTSTSHKRKREKHVGFSNTFFVSSNAFATRADSGIKSAQDLIGKRVAVVAGSRNVKNAKKLGNIILVEEQNNPRAMQALQEGRADALFSNLGLVTREMLRIKDASPYVVYPLGTNASGYACMLPKGDKAIKKIADETIASMMKNGEMEKLFNQWFANPIPPYGRSANVQLDKLNKELYLNPNDKPLK
- a CDS encoding TolC family protein, whose protein sequence is MPNKLKNNTKQWLNLAVVSMLGIVVAGCVITPDPVTSRDVRSRVQADQFKIYAAQDPVFAPITFNEALARSLKYNLDLRLKLMEKAHNRGLSEVANFEMLPDLMTSAGYTHRNNVSGSYSYDIDSATGVATDPATPSYTGSEPGDNRNMTAEFTWSALDFGIGYYSSKQAANEVLIAEERRRRVVQNILSDVRSAYWRAVGAQRLARQADQLTVQVRAALERSRTAEAQGLIPPKEALSYQRMLLDAVNLLASRRTELDLAKRELAALMNITPGTDFSVDEVDEPELKPAPLNVAELEEMALRYRPELRQEDYKVRITAAEARKQILSLLPNPSLLFGLEYDSNKYLFNDNWLTAGAKVNWNLFKAFSYKSMQDTQQRQVEVDNVRRMALSMAVLTQVRVAVERYKLTLQELDVANESFLVDQRMSAFAHAARGSQMNAKLEAIRAKTRALNSEFKRYSAYAAAQSAFGRIFNSVGFEVIPPKLDKKLTLEDLGAVIVQHINRVEKNNFAHASVLPAKLPTFSVHIEGVDAPLNGQIMDSVQSIFDRNRMPSKADAKHQLRMTMNLDGIQKGVRPASWLLSVYNDKGEKVGEKRYASTLTANPSNRTLLTFAESAIIANVGMVRGLLQTHAGE
- a CDS encoding efflux RND transporter periplasmic adaptor subunit, which encodes MSDTSVSLLISLQQRLLRAQNMAELSFIVANDTWQLIKYQQGCVYFNNTLGQLKLKNVTGLVSIQEASPFTVWLDQLCAVMHAKHVGPDPIVVAREALDEALAQSWGEWWPDHALFVPCHGRDGSRQGAALLVRKEPWQEAELQLLGILAQTWGYCAEALQKRTFLKGVRERLRLRPWRVGLVVLILLILAIPVRLSALAQAEIIALKSETVTAPMEGVIKRFLVPPNSKVKKGDPLFTLDEAPLRNQQRIAQQSLEVVRSEAHVAQQRAFDQLESKAELAALLGKVREKELELAYLQESLARTTIHAPLDGIFVYSDANDWIGKPVVTGERVGELAQADDLGVLMWLPVADAINLEPGADIRVFLQVAPLDALEATLVQTSYQASLSPEGVASYHLRGQLKEGGETRFGLRGVAKVYGARKALGYWMMRRPMGALRQWLGV
- a CDS encoding HlyD family efflux transporter periplasmic adaptor subunit; protein product: MLPKLRDDLRLYEAARFHDGSPSWTIQDPVTNRFIAIGWLEFELLSRWHLGSAEAIIEATNTQTPLLVSPQELDALVAFLNGQQLTRIEGPEHTDELIKNYEKSKYSRLKNLLHHYLFFRIPLWRPSGWLEQHLKGVQWLYSRAVAYLLIGLGVVALYMTMQQLDLFAASFVDTLSAQGVMGYLGALVLTKSLHELGHAFTATRYGVRVAHMGFAFLVLWPVLYTDTSESWRLKEHDKRLAIASAGIVAELALAVLALLAWNWAQPGVWRDAFFFLATTAWVLSLVINASPFMRFDGYYILADVLEMPNLHQRAGAMAQMWLRNNLLGWDEPLPETVTRSRRRFLVLFAFLTWLYRFVMFIGIAIAVYYFFFKALGIFLFIVEIWWFVWRPIAGEVKVWYGRRGEISMAGRLKLLALLGGLLAIGGLPWDRQVSAPAWLHAAQSQVLYSPVPAQLVAQHALPGPVQAGELLFTLAQPDSQMRSAKASAGKKALEHELVGLMGLPKGEEKRSRLQEMWQVRNAEQQAETEQSQRLHLKAPYAGQVTDIDPLLTPGVWVKPDQPLAVVMNPTTWVAEAFVSQQALQRIEVGNRVRFYTQASPLHPLLGAVVELDSQRVTQLPETLLSSKHGGDLAVEADADGLTPKETLFRVRIALQTAPPMAQIGMGEAVIEAKSTIPFIDTLRSVAVVLVRESTF